A genomic region of Colletotrichum destructivum chromosome 5, complete sequence contains the following coding sequences:
- a CDS encoding Putative translation initiation factor 1A (eIF-1A), RNA-binding domain, S1, IF1 type: protein MPKNKGKGGKNRRRGKNESDHEKRELTFKEDGQEYAQVVKMLGNGRLEAQCFDGVKRLANIRGKLRKKVWINQGDIILLSLREYQDDKGDVILKYTADEARSLKAYGELPESAKINETDTYGADGDGDCNFEFDDDRDSEESGDEAAGGAGGKKDVDIDDI from the exons ATGCCCAAGAACAAGGGAAAG GGAGGAAAGAACCGCAGACGTGGCAAGAACGAGTCCGACCACGAGAAGCGTGAACTCACCTTCAAGGAAGATGGCCAAG AATACGCTCAGGTCGTAAAGATGCTTGGCAacggccgcctcgaggcccagTGCTTTGACGGCGTTAAGCGCCTCGCGAACATCCGTGGCAAGCTTCGCAAGAAGGTCTGGATCAACCAGGGCGACATCATCTTGCTGTCCCTGCGCGAGTACCAGGACGACAAGGGCGACGTCATCCTCAAGtacaccgccgacgaggctcGCTCTCTCAAGGCTTACGGCGAGCTGCCCGAGTCCGCAAAGATCAACGAGACGGACACGTACGGTGCCGATGGAGACGGCGACTGCAACTTCgagttcgacgacgaccgcgATTCGGAGGAGTCTGGAGATGAGGCCGCTGGTGGTGCCGGTGGCAAGAAGGACGTcgatatcgacgacatttAA